One window of Pseudomonas urmiensis genomic DNA carries:
- the fdxH gene encoding formate dehydrogenase subunit beta, giving the protein MSLQSQDIIRRSATHAFTPAPRARDHQAEVAKLIDVSICIGCKACQVACNEWNDLRDEVGHNVGVYDNPADLTADTWTLMRFDEHENEAGKLEWLIRKDGCMHCADPGCLKACPQPGAIIQYANGIVDFQSEHCIGCGYCVAGCPFDVPRISKKDNKAYKCTLCVDRVTVGQEPACVKTCPTGAINFGSKADMLVQAEERVTELHGRGFAGAGIYDPQAVGGTHVFYVLQHADKPQLYHKLNPDPRISGAIEGWKGWLKPVAAAAFFATLAGTVFHYIGVGPNEVEEDEKESA; this is encoded by the coding sequence CGCGTTCACCCCGGCGCCGCGCGCGCGCGATCACCAGGCCGAAGTGGCCAAGCTGATCGATGTGAGCATCTGCATCGGCTGCAAGGCCTGCCAGGTCGCGTGCAATGAATGGAACGACCTGCGCGATGAAGTCGGCCATAACGTCGGTGTCTACGACAACCCGGCCGACCTCACCGCCGATACCTGGACCTTGATGCGCTTTGATGAGCACGAGAACGAGGCGGGCAAACTCGAGTGGCTGATCCGCAAGGATGGCTGCATGCACTGCGCCGACCCTGGCTGCCTGAAAGCCTGCCCACAACCGGGCGCGATCATCCAGTACGCCAATGGCATCGTCGATTTCCAGTCCGAGCACTGTATTGGCTGCGGTTACTGCGTGGCCGGTTGCCCGTTCGATGTGCCGCGCATCAGCAAGAAGGACAACAAGGCCTACAAATGCACGCTGTGCGTCGACCGGGTGACGGTCGGCCAGGAGCCCGCCTGCGTCAAGACCTGCCCGACCGGTGCGATCAACTTCGGCAGCAAGGCCGACATGCTGGTGCAGGCCGAGGAGCGCGTTACCGAGCTGCACGGCCGCGGCTTTGCCGGCGCGGGTATCTATGACCCGCAAGCGGTGGGCGGCACCCATGTGTTCTATGTGTTGCAACACGCCGACAAGCCGCAGCTGTACCACAAGCTCAACCCAGATCCGCGCATCAGCGGCGCCATCGAAGGCTGGAAAGGCTGGCTCAAGCCAGTGGCTGCGGCAGCGTTCTTCGCCACCCTCGCCGGTACGGTGTTCCACTACATCGGCGTTGGCCCTAACGAAGTCGAAGAAGATGAGAAGGAGAGCGCATGA